A window of Pseudomonas mucidolens contains these coding sequences:
- a CDS encoding type IV pilus twitching motility protein PilT, whose translation MDITQLLAESVSHGASDLHLSAGLAPRVRIDGDIRSLDWPALSATQVADMLSPLLNKHQQKDFETSLETDFSFELPDVARFRVNVFQQHRGMGAVFRAIPSRVLSLDELQLGEVFRRIADLPQGLVLVTGSTGSGKSTTLAAMIDYLNSHRPRHILTLEDPIEFVHPSKKALVSQRQIYRDTHSVCAALRSALREDPDVILVGEMRDLETIRLALTAAETGHLVFGTLHTLTAAKTVDRVVDVFPASEKTMVRSMLSESLQAVVSQTLIKKIGGGRVAAYEIMLGTPAIRNLIRADKVAQMYSAIQTGGAFGMKTLDMSLKALVNQGLISREDARERARAPGEM comes from the coding sequence ATGGATATCACTCAATTGCTGGCCGAAAGCGTCAGCCATGGCGCCTCAGACCTGCATTTGTCAGCCGGTCTGGCGCCGAGGGTGCGGATCGACGGCGACATTCGATCTCTCGACTGGCCGGCACTGAGCGCTACGCAAGTGGCGGACATGCTCAGCCCGCTACTCAATAAACATCAACAAAAGGATTTCGAAACATCTCTTGAAACTGATTTTTCGTTCGAGTTGCCTGATGTGGCGCGTTTTCGAGTGAATGTCTTTCAGCAGCACCGGGGGATGGGCGCGGTGTTCCGGGCGATTCCGTCACGGGTACTGAGCCTCGACGAACTGCAGCTGGGCGAGGTGTTCCGGCGTATCGCCGATCTGCCCCAAGGCCTGGTGCTGGTGACCGGATCCACGGGTTCGGGCAAATCCACGACCCTGGCGGCGATGATCGATTACCTCAACAGCCATCGTCCCCGGCACATCCTCACCCTTGAAGACCCGATCGAATTCGTCCATCCGTCCAAAAAGGCCTTGGTCAGCCAGCGGCAGATCTATCGCGATACCCACAGCGTCTGCGCCGCCTTGCGTTCCGCACTGCGAGAGGATCCGGATGTGATTCTGGTGGGGGAAATGCGTGACTTGGAAACCATTCGCCTGGCCCTGACGGCTGCCGAAACCGGGCATCTGGTGTTTGGCACCTTGCACACCCTGACGGCGGCGAAAACCGTGGATCGGGTGGTGGATGTGTTTCCCGCCAGTGAAAAAACCATGGTCCGCTCAATGCTCTCGGAGTCCTTGCAGGCGGTGGTGTCTCAAACCTTGATCAAAAAAATCGGCGGCGGGCGCGTGGCGGCGTATGAAATCATGCTTGGCACGCCGGCGATCCGTAACCTGATCCGCGCGGACAAGGTGGCGCAGATGTACTCGGCGATTCAGACCGGTGGGGCGTTCGGGATGAAGACGTTGGACATGAGCCTGAAGGCGTTGGTCAACCAAGGCCTGATCAGTCGGGAGGATGCCCGGGAGAGGGCGCGCGCGCCTGGGGAGATGTGA
- a CDS encoding C40 family peptidase, with product MRPFLKTWLTICLLVPLAAHATNREQRLPNVNGFTPKLHVTTRPAKAVKLTVKRPAQLNKAHGKAVPGLFANTNQQSSKVLSRAVNVLGTPYRWGGSSPSKGFDCSGLVKYAFNDIASVDLPRTSKAMASGHGQKVNRKDLKPGDLLFFKLKSRRVNHVAIYLGNDRFIHAPRRGKTVSIDTLKKPFWSKNYVIAKRVLPKEQSNLRIVQR from the coding sequence ATGCGACCATTTTTAAAGACATGGCTAACCATTTGCCTATTAGTGCCACTGGCTGCCCACGCCACCAATCGCGAGCAACGACTTCCGAACGTTAACGGTTTTACCCCTAAACTTCACGTCACCACCCGCCCAGCCAAAGCCGTCAAGCTCACCGTCAAGCGCCCGGCCCAACTGAACAAGGCCCATGGCAAAGCGGTCCCCGGCCTTTTCGCGAACACCAACCAGCAGAGCAGCAAAGTCTTGAGCCGTGCCGTCAACGTGCTCGGTACTCCTTATCGTTGGGGCGGCAGCAGCCCAAGTAAAGGGTTCGACTGCAGCGGCCTGGTGAAATATGCGTTTAACGACATCGCCTCGGTGGATTTGCCACGCACCTCCAAGGCTATGGCCAGCGGCCACGGGCAGAAAGTCAATCGCAAGGACCTGAAACCCGGTGACCTGCTGTTCTTCAAGCTCAAAAGCCGCAGGGTCAACCATGTTGCCATTTATCTGGGCAACGACCGTTTCATCCACGCGCCGCGCCGTGGCAAAACGGTCAGCATCGACACGCTGAAAAAGCCGTTCTGGAGCAAGAACTACGTGATTGCCAAACGTGTCTTGCCTAAAGAGCAGAGCAATCTGCGGATTGTGCAACGCTGA
- a CDS encoding NINE protein, producing MNTYRQDVSQQDTHSKVIGYLLWIFGFTGAHRFYYGKPVTGTIWFFTFGLLGIGWLIDLFLIPAMDREADLRFTAGPIEYNVAWILLTFLGVFGLHRMYQGKWLTGILYLLTGGLFLVGVLYDFWTLNTQISIRNAERIGGR from the coding sequence ATGAACACCTATCGACAGGATGTTTCGCAGCAGGACACCCATAGCAAGGTGATCGGTTACCTGCTGTGGATTTTTGGCTTCACGGGGGCTCATCGCTTTTATTACGGTAAGCCGGTGACCGGCACGATCTGGTTTTTCACTTTCGGCCTGCTGGGCATCGGTTGGCTGATCGACCTGTTTCTGATTCCGGCCATGGACCGGGAAGCGGATTTGCGTTTTACCGCGGGGCCCATTGAATACAACGTGGCGTGGATTCTGTTGACGTTCCTTGGGGTGTTTGGTTTGCACCGGATGTATCAGGGCAAATGGCTCACCGGCATTTTGTATCTGCTGACCGGCGGTTTGTTTCTGGTGGGGGTGCTGTATGACTTCTGGACGTTGAACACGCAGATTTCCATCCGCAATGCTGAACGGATTGGTGGGCGATAA
- a CDS encoding dihydroorotase yields MKLSILGARVIDPASGLDQISDLHLEAGKIIAIGGAPSGFSATETIDAKGLVAAPGLVDLNVALREPGYSRKGSIASETRAAAAGGVTSLCCPPQTRPVLDTSAVTELILDRAREAGNCKVFPIGALSKGLDGEQLAELIALRDAGCVAFGNGLESFRSTRTLCRALEYAATFDLTVIFHSQDRDLAEGGLAHDGATAAFLGLPGIPETAETVALARDLLLVEQSGVRAHFSQLTSARGVALIAQAQARGLPVTADVALYQLILTDEALIDFSSLYHVQPPLRTRADREGLRAALKSGVVSAISSHHQPHERDAKLAPFGATEPGISSVELLLPLAMTLVEDGLLDLPTLLARLSSGPAQALRLPAGKLAVGSAADLVLFDPASSVVAGEGWLSKGENCPFMGHSLPATVRYTLVDGRISFQA; encoded by the coding sequence GTGAAGCTCAGCATTCTCGGCGCCCGAGTCATCGATCCGGCCAGCGGCCTGGATCAAATCAGCGATCTGCACCTGGAAGCCGGCAAGATCATTGCCATCGGCGGCGCCCCCAGCGGCTTCAGCGCGACCGAAACCATCGACGCCAAAGGCCTGGTCGCCGCGCCAGGACTGGTGGACCTGAACGTCGCCCTGCGCGAGCCGGGTTACAGCCGTAAAGGCAGCATCGCCAGTGAAACCCGCGCCGCGGCGGCGGGTGGCGTCACCAGCCTGTGTTGCCCACCACAGACCAGGCCGGTGCTGGACACCTCGGCCGTGACCGAGCTGATCCTCGACCGCGCCCGCGAAGCCGGTAACTGCAAGGTGTTCCCGATCGGCGCCCTGAGCAAAGGCCTGGACGGCGAGCAACTGGCCGAGCTGATTGCCCTGCGCGACGCCGGTTGCGTGGCCTTCGGCAACGGCCTGGAGAGTTTCCGCAGCACGCGCACCCTGTGCCGCGCCCTGGAATACGCGGCAACGTTCGACCTGACGGTGATTTTTCACTCCCAGGACCGCGACCTGGCCGAAGGCGGCCTGGCCCACGACGGCGCCACCGCCGCCTTCCTGGGTCTGCCGGGCATCCCGGAGACCGCTGAAACCGTGGCCTTGGCCCGTGATCTGCTGTTGGTGGAACAAAGCGGCGTGCGCGCGCACTTCAGCCAGTTGACCAGCGCCCGGGGCGTGGCCCTGATAGCGCAGGCCCAGGCGCGTGGCTTGCCGGTGACGGCGGACGTGGCGTTGTATCAACTGATCCTGACGGACGAAGCCCTGATCGACTTCTCCAGCCTGTATCACGTGCAACCGCCCTTGCGCACCCGCGCCGACCGCGAGGGTTTGCGGGCTGCGCTGAAATCCGGCGTGGTGTCGGCGATTTCCAGCCATCACCAACCTCATGAGCGCGACGCCAAGCTGGCACCGTTTGGTGCCACTGAGCCTGGCATCAGCAGCGTCGAGTTGTTGTTGCCGTTGGCGATGACACTGGTCGAGGACGGATTGCTGGACCTGCCAACGCTGCTGGCACGCCTGAGTTCAGGCCCGGCCCAGGCCTTGCGCCTGCCGGCCGGCAAACTGGCGGTGGGTTCGGCAGCGGATCTGGTGCTGTTCGATCCGGCCAGTTCCGTGGTAGCTGGGGAAGGCTGGTTGTCCAAAGGCGAAAACTGCCCGTTCATGGGTCACAGCTTGCCGGCGACGGTGCGCTACACCCTGGTGGATGGGCGGATCAGCTTCCAGGCCTGA
- a CDS encoding aspartate carbamoyltransferase catalytic subunit — MTPLDAKRPLQLNAQGQLQHFLSLDGLPRELLTEILDTADSFLEVGGRAVKKVPLLRGKTICNVFFENSTRTRTTFELAAQRLSADVITLNVSTSSASKGETLLDTLRNLEAMAADMFVVRHGDSGAAHFIAEHVCPQVAIINGGDGRHAHPTQGMLDMLTIRRHKGGFENLSVAIVGDILHSRVARSNMLALKTLGCPDIRVIAPKTLLPIGIEQYGVKVYTDMAEGLKDVDVVIMLRLQRERMSGGLLPSEGEFYRLFGLTTARLAGARPDAIVMHPGPINRGVEIESAVADGPHSVILNQVTYGIAVRMAVLSMAMSGQTAQRQFEQENAQ; from the coding sequence ATGACGCCTCTAGATGCCAAGCGCCCGCTGCAGCTCAATGCTCAGGGCCAGTTGCAACACTTCCTGTCTCTCGACGGTTTGCCCCGCGAACTGCTCACTGAAATCCTCGACACCGCTGACTCGTTCCTTGAAGTCGGCGGCCGGGCGGTGAAAAAAGTCCCGCTGCTGCGTGGCAAGACCATCTGCAATGTGTTCTTCGAGAACTCCACGCGCACCCGCACCACCTTCGAACTGGCGGCCCAACGCCTGTCGGCGGATGTGATCACGCTGAACGTCTCCACCTCATCGGCGAGCAAGGGTGAAACCCTGCTCGACACCCTGCGCAACCTGGAGGCCATGGCGGCCGACATGTTCGTGGTGCGCCACGGTGATTCCGGCGCCGCGCATTTCATCGCCGAGCACGTATGCCCGCAGGTGGCGATCATCAATGGCGGCGACGGCCGTCACGCCCATCCGACCCAGGGCATGCTCGACATGCTGACCATCCGTCGGCACAAGGGCGGGTTTGAAAACCTCTCGGTGGCGATCGTCGGCGACATCCTGCACTCGCGGGTCGCGCGCTCGAACATGCTGGCCCTGAAAACCCTTGGCTGCCCGGACATCCGGGTAATCGCGCCGAAGACATTGCTGCCGATCGGCATCGAGCAATATGGCGTGAAGGTCTACACCGACATGGCTGAAGGCCTGAAGGACGTCGACGTGGTGATCATGCTGCGCCTGCAGCGCGAGCGCATGTCCGGCGGCCTGTTGCCCAGCGAAGGCGAGTTCTACCGCCTGTTCGGCCTGACCACCGCACGCCTGGCCGGTGCCAGGCCGGACGCCATTGTGATGCACCCGGGTCCGATCAACCGCGGCGTGGAGATTGAGTCGGCGGTGGCCGACGGACCGCACTCGGTGATTCTCAATCAGGTCACCTACGGCATTGCGGTACGCATGGCGGTGTTGTCCATGGCCATGAGCGGGCAAACCGCCCAACGTCAATTCGAGCAGGAGAACGCCCAGTGA
- the pyrR gene encoding bifunctional pyr operon transcriptional regulator/uracil phosphoribosyltransferase PyrR, producing MSLPNPADLISQMATRLTAHLHHRAISEPRFIGIRTGGVWVAQALLEELRSDSPLGTLDVSFYRDDFSQNGLHPQVRPSALPFEIEGQHLVLIDDVLMSGRTIRAAMNELFDYGRPASITLVCLLDLDAGELPISPDVVGATLSLEANQRVKLSGPTPLELELQDLVL from the coding sequence ATGAGCCTGCCGAATCCCGCCGACCTGATCAGTCAGATGGCGACGCGCCTTACCGCCCATCTGCACCATCGCGCCATCAGCGAGCCGCGCTTTATCGGCATTCGCACCGGCGGCGTCTGGGTGGCCCAGGCGTTACTCGAAGAACTGCGCAGCGATTCGCCCCTGGGCACCCTGGACGTGTCTTTCTACCGCGACGATTTCAGCCAGAACGGTCTGCACCCACAAGTGCGCCCCTCGGCCCTGCCCTTCGAGATCGAAGGCCAGCACCTGGTGCTGATCGACGACGTATTGATGAGCGGCCGCACTATCCGTGCCGCGATGAACGAGTTGTTCGACTACGGCCGTCCGGCCAGCATCACCCTCGTGTGCCTGCTGGACCTGGACGCCGGCGAGTTGCCAATCAGCCCAGATGTGGTGGGCGCGACACTGTCGCTGGAGGCCAACCAGCGGGTAAAATTGTCCGGTCCCACGCCGCTCGAACTCGAACTGCAAGACCTCGTCCTTTAA
- the ruvX gene encoding Holliday junction resolvase RuvX, protein MALRLILGFDYGTKQIGVAVGQVITGQARELCTLKAQNGVPDWNQVEALIKEWQPDAVVVGLPLNMDGSPSEMCLRAEKFARRLNGRYNLPFYTHDERLTTFEAKGERLTRGGQKGSYRDNPVDAIAAALLLQGWLDENTALFES, encoded by the coding sequence ATGGCCTTGCGTCTGATCCTCGGCTTTGACTACGGCACCAAACAGATCGGCGTCGCCGTGGGCCAGGTGATTACCGGCCAGGCCCGCGAGCTGTGTACCTTGAAAGCGCAGAACGGTGTGCCGGACTGGAATCAGGTCGAAGCGCTGATCAAGGAATGGCAACCCGACGCCGTGGTCGTCGGCCTGCCATTGAACATGGACGGCAGCCCCAGCGAGATGTGCCTGCGCGCCGAAAAGTTTGCCCGCCGCCTCAACGGTCGTTACAACCTGCCCTTCTATACCCACGATGAACGCCTGACCACGTTCGAGGCCAAGGGCGAACGCCTGACCCGTGGCGGACAGAAAGGCAGCTACCGCGACAACCCGGTGGATGCGATTGCCGCGGCCTTGCTGTTGCAAGGTTGGCTGGACGAAAACACCGCTTTATTTGAATCCTGA
- a CDS encoding YqgE/AlgH family protein gives MKNVSPTYLKHQFLIAMPHMADPNFAQTLTYIVEHTANGAMGLVVNRPQDLNLADILEQLRPDVDSPASCQAVPIYFGGPVQTDRGFVLHPSGPTFQATVDLDGLSLSTSQDVLFAIADGGGPAQSLITLGYAGWEAGQLEAELADNAWLTCPFDADILFNTPSELRLNAAAARLGVNLSLLTSQAGHA, from the coding sequence ATGAAAAACGTCAGCCCGACCTACCTCAAGCACCAATTCCTGATCGCCATGCCCCATATGGCCGACCCGAACTTTGCACAGACCTTGACCTATATCGTCGAGCACACGGCCAATGGCGCCATGGGCTTGGTGGTCAACCGCCCGCAAGACCTGAACCTGGCCGATATCCTCGAGCAATTGCGCCCGGACGTTGATTCGCCCGCCAGTTGCCAGGCCGTGCCGATCTATTTCGGCGGGCCGGTGCAGACTGACCGCGGTTTTGTGCTGCATCCGAGCGGGCCCACGTTCCAGGCGACGGTGGATCTGGACGGGCTGTCCCTGTCGACCTCCCAGGACGTGCTGTTTGCGATTGCCGACGGCGGCGGGCCGGCGCAAAGCCTGATTACCCTGGGTTATGCCGGGTGGGAAGCCGGTCAACTGGAAGCAGAGTTGGCCGATAACGCCTGGCTGACCTGTCCGTTTGATGCCGACATTCTGTTCAACACCCCCAGTGAATTACGCCTGAATGCGGCAGCGGCGCGGCTGGGCGTCAACCTCAGCCTGCTGACCAGCCAAGCGGGGCACGCCTGA
- a CDS encoding energy transducer TonB, which translates to MTLPSNPPPEFTHSGVRPADRLGFTLFLAALIHLALILGLGFTFVEPKQISQTLEITLATFKSEKAPEKADFLAQDNQQGSGTLDKKAVPKTTEVAPFHDNKINKVTPPPVPKPEVKQAAPKAAVATTAPKPQKTVTQREKVKTEPAPKTPAPTFDSSQLSSEISSLEAELANEQQLYAKRPRIYRLNAASTMRDKGAWYKDQWRKKVERIGNLNYPDEARRQQIYGNLRLLVSINRDGSLYEVLVLESSGQPLLDQAAQRIVRLAAPFAPFTGDLADIDRLEIIRTWRFAKGDRLSSN; encoded by the coding sequence ATGACGCTCCCGTCCAATCCGCCCCCCGAATTCACCCACAGCGGCGTACGCCCGGCTGATCGGCTCGGATTTACGCTGTTTCTCGCGGCACTGATCCATTTGGCGCTGATCCTCGGCCTGGGCTTCACGTTCGTCGAGCCCAAGCAGATCAGCCAGACCCTGGAGATCACGCTCGCCACCTTCAAGAGCGAGAAGGCGCCCGAGAAAGCCGACTTTCTCGCCCAGGACAATCAACAAGGCAGCGGCACGCTGGACAAGAAAGCCGTGCCCAAGACCACTGAAGTGGCGCCGTTCCACGACAACAAGATCAATAAGGTCACGCCGCCTCCGGTGCCCAAGCCCGAGGTCAAGCAGGCTGCGCCCAAGGCCGCGGTCGCGACCACCGCGCCAAAACCGCAAAAAACCGTGACCCAACGGGAAAAAGTCAAGACCGAGCCGGCCCCCAAGACACCTGCCCCGACGTTCGACAGCTCGCAGCTTTCCAGCGAAATCTCCAGCCTGGAAGCCGAACTGGCCAACGAACAGCAGTTGTACGCCAAACGCCCGCGCATCTACCGGCTGAATGCCGCCTCGACCATGCGCGACAAGGGCGCCTGGTACAAGGACCAATGGCGCAAGAAGGTTGAGCGCATCGGTAACCTGAACTACCCGGACGAAGCCCGACGCCAGCAGATCTACGGCAACCTGCGACTGCTGGTCTCGATCAACCGCGACGGCAGTTTGTACGAGGTCCTGGTGCTGGAGTCCTCCGGCCAGCCGTTGCTGGACCAGGCAGCCCAACGCATTGTGCGCCTGGCGGCGCCCTTCGCGCCGTTTACCGGCGACCTGGCCGACATCGACCGGCTGGAAATCATCCGCACCTGGCGCTTTGCCAAGGGCGACCGGCTATCCAGCAACTGA
- the gshB gene encoding glutathione synthase has translation MSVRVGIVMDPIASISYKKDSSLAMLLAAQARGWSLFYMEQRDLYQGDGEARARMRPLQVFANPDKWFELQDEVDSPLSDLDVILMRKDPPFDMEFVYSTYLLEQAERAGVLIVNKPQSLRDCNEKLFATLFPQCTPPTVVSRRADVLREFAAKHGDVILKPLDGMGGTSIFRHRAGDPNLSVILETLTALGTQQIMGQAYLPAIKDGDKRILMIDGEPVDYCLARIPAAGETRGNLAAGGRGEARPLSDKDRWIAAQVGPTLKEKGLLFVGLDVIGEHLTEINVTSPTCIREIDNAFGTNIGDMLMTAIASKLQAK, from the coding sequence ATGAGCGTTCGCGTCGGCATTGTCATGGACCCTATCGCCAGCATTTCCTATAAAAAGGACAGCTCGCTGGCCATGCTGCTGGCCGCCCAGGCCCGCGGCTGGAGCCTGTTCTATATGGAGCAGCGCGATCTTTACCAGGGTGACGGTGAAGCGCGGGCGCGGATGCGTCCCTTGCAGGTGTTCGCCAACCCTGACAAGTGGTTCGAACTGCAGGACGAAGTCGACAGCCCGCTGAGCGATCTGGACGTGATCCTGATGCGCAAGGATCCGCCGTTCGACATGGAGTTCGTCTACTCCACCTATCTGTTGGAGCAGGCCGAGCGCGCCGGCGTGCTGATCGTCAACAAACCGCAAAGCCTGCGTGACTGCAATGAAAAGCTGTTCGCCACGCTGTTCCCGCAATGCACGCCGCCCACCGTGGTCAGCCGTCGCGCCGACGTGTTGCGCGAATTCGCCGCGAAGCACGGTGACGTGATCCTCAAACCGCTGGACGGCATGGGCGGCACCTCGATCTTTCGCCATCGCGCAGGCGATCCGAACCTGTCGGTGATCCTCGAGACCCTGACCGCGCTGGGCACCCAGCAGATCATGGGCCAGGCGTACCTGCCGGCGATCAAGGACGGCGACAAGCGCATCCTGATGATCGACGGCGAACCCGTGGATTACTGCCTGGCGCGCATTCCAGCGGCCGGTGAAACCCGTGGCAACCTGGCGGCCGGTGGGCGTGGCGAAGCCCGGCCGTTAAGCGACAAGGACCGCTGGATCGCCGCCCAGGTCGGCCCGACGCTGAAGGAAAAGGGCTTGCTGTTCGTGGGCCTGGACGTGATTGGCGAGCACCTGACGGAAATCAACGTCACCAGCCCGACCTGCATTCGTGAAATCGATAATGCGTTCGGCACGAATATCGGCGACATGCTGATGACCGCGATTGCCTCCAAGCTACAAGCCAAGTGA
- the pilG gene encoding twitching motility response regulator PilG, with the protein MEQHSNALKVMVIDDSKTIRRTAETLLKNVGCEVITAIDGFDALAKIVDHHPHIIFVDIMMPRLDGYQTCALVKNNPAFKAIPVIMLSSRDGLFDKAKGRIVGSDQFLTKPFSKEELLSAIKAYAPGFAPVEQAH; encoded by the coding sequence ATGGAACAGCATTCCAACGCCTTGAAAGTGATGGTGATCGACGATTCGAAAACGATTCGCCGCACCGCCGAGACACTGTTGAAGAACGTAGGGTGCGAAGTCATTACGGCCATCGACGGTTTCGATGCCCTGGCCAAGATCGTTGATCATCACCCGCACATTATTTTTGTCGACATCATGATGCCGCGCCTGGATGGCTATCAGACCTGCGCCCTGGTCAAGAACAACCCGGCGTTCAAAGCGATCCCGGTGATCATGCTGTCTTCCCGGGACGGTCTGTTCGACAAGGCCAAGGGGCGGATCGTCGGCTCTGATCAGTTTTTGACCAAACCGTTCAGCAAGGAAGAACTGCTGAGTGCGATCAAGGCCTATGCGCCGGGTTTCGCGCCGGTAGAACAAGCACACTGA
- the pilH gene encoding twitching motility response regulator PilH gives MARVLIVDDSPTEMYKLTEMLEKHGHQVLKAVNGGDGVALARQEKPDAVLMDIVMPGLNGFQATRQLTKDPETGHIPVIIITTKDQDTDKVWGTRQGAKDYLTKPVDEETLIKTLNAVLAG, from the coding sequence ATGGCACGTGTCCTGATCGTCGACGATTCGCCGACTGAAATGTACAAACTCACCGAAATGCTTGAAAAACACGGGCACCAGGTGCTCAAGGCGGTCAATGGCGGTGATGGCGTTGCGCTGGCCCGTCAGGAAAAGCCTGACGCGGTGCTGATGGATATCGTCATGCCGGGCCTCAATGGTTTCCAGGCCACGCGTCAATTGACCAAGGATCCCGAGACCGGCCATATCCCGGTGATCATCATCACCACCAAGGATCAGGACACCGATAAGGTCTGGGGCACGCGCCAGGGGGCCAAGGATTACCTGACCAAGCCGGTGGATGAAGAGACGTTGATCAAGACCTTGAACGCGGTGCTGGCAGGCTGA
- a CDS encoding chemotaxis protein CheW, whose protein sequence is MTESQTAFELLLDIDRRCRLLAADLPSQETRSHSWSGIGFRLAEHWYVAPMGEVAEVMHEPRCTLMPGVKPWVRGVANLRGRLLPVIDLCGFFGHTLSVVRKQRRVLVIEHEDMFVGLLVDEVVGLQHFAQDLLERIPPEASTTSGAAFIQGQFSGDPLWQVFSPFALARAPDFLDVAA, encoded by the coding sequence ATGACCGAGTCGCAAACCGCCTTCGAGCTGCTGCTGGACATCGACCGCCGCTGCCGTCTGCTGGCCGCGGATCTGCCGTCCCAGGAAACCCGCTCGCACAGTTGGAGCGGGATCGGCTTTCGGCTGGCCGAGCATTGGTATGTCGCGCCCATGGGCGAGGTTGCTGAAGTGATGCACGAGCCACGTTGTACCCTGATGCCCGGGGTCAAACCGTGGGTCAGAGGCGTGGCTAACCTGCGTGGGCGGTTATTGCCGGTGATCGATTTGTGCGGATTTTTCGGCCACACCCTGTCAGTGGTGCGCAAACAGCGGCGAGTGCTGGTGATTGAGCACGAAGACATGTTTGTCGGGTTGCTGGTGGACGAAGTCGTCGGCCTGCAACATTTTGCCCAGGATCTGTTGGAACGCATCCCGCCAGAAGCGTCGACGACGAGCGGTGCGGCATTTATTCAAGGCCAATTCAGCGGCGACCCGCTGTGGCAGGTCTTCAGCCCCTTTGCCCTGGCCCGGGCTCCGGACTTTCTGGATGTTGCAGCATGA